A window from Kwoniella pini CBS 10737 chromosome 1, complete sequence encodes these proteins:
- a CDS encoding ubiquitin-like protein-NEDD8-like protein RUB3, translated as MIVKVKTLTGKEVDIDVQPDMTINKVKERVEEKAGIPPVQQRLIFGGKAMADDKAIQDYKINAGAVIHLVLALRGGR; from the exons ATGATCGTTAAAGTCAAG ACTCTCACCGGTAAAGAG GTCGACATCGATGTGCAACCAGATATGACC ATCAACAAGGTGAAAGAAAGAGTCGAAGAGAAAGCAGGAATTCCACCAGTACAACAACGTTTGATTTTTGGTGGTAAAGCCAT GGCCGACGACAAAGCTATTCAAGATTATAAGATTAACGCAGGAGCAGTCATTCACTTGGTATTAGCTTTGAGAGGTGGACGTTAA